The Butyrivibrio fibrisolvens genome window below encodes:
- a CDS encoding L-lactate dehydrogenase, translating to MATLNERKVAVVGCGFVGSASAFALMESGLFSEMVLIDVNKEKAEGEALDISHGLPFAKPMQIYAGDYKDAGDAAVVVVTAGAGQKPGETRLDLVKKNVGIFKSIIPEIAKYNKEGILLIVANPVDILTYAAVKFSGFPENRVFGSGTVLDTARFKYLLGEHLSVDSRSVHAFIIGEHGDSEIAAWSSANVSGIPIHDFCEMRGHFEHEKAMKEIAENVKNSAYEIIEKKGATYYGIAMSVRRICEAIIRDEKSVLPISSMQHGENGIDGVALSMPVIIGRGGVEGSVPIRLSEQEKEALLKSSETLKAVINESL from the coding sequence ATGGCAACATTAAACGAAAGAAAAGTAGCAGTAGTAGGTTGTGGATTTGTTGGTTCAGCATCAGCATTTGCCCTTATGGAAAGCGGGCTTTTTTCCGAGATGGTGCTGATAGATGTAAATAAAGAGAAGGCTGAGGGGGAAGCTCTTGATATCAGCCATGGACTTCCTTTTGCAAAGCCAATGCAGATATATGCCGGTGATTATAAAGATGCAGGCGATGCTGCTGTTGTAGTTGTTACGGCAGGTGCGGGACAGAAACCGGGGGAGACCAGGCTTGATCTCGTTAAAAAGAATGTAGGTATCTTTAAGTCTATTATTCCTGAGATTGCAAAGTATAACAAAGAAGGAATACTTCTTATCGTGGCGAATCCTGTTGATATTCTTACGTATGCCGCAGTCAAGTTCAGCGGTTTCCCTGAGAACAGGGTGTTTGGCTCAGGAACGGTCCTTGATACAGCAAGATTCAAATATCTTCTTGGCGAACACCTGAGTGTGGACAGCCGTTCAGTGCATGCGTTTATCATAGGTGAGCATGGGGACAGTGAGATTGCAGCATGGAGCAGTGCAAATGTCTCGGGGATTCCAATTCATGATTTCTGTGAGATGAGAGGTCACTTCGAACATGAAAAAGCCATGAAAGAGATTGCTGAAAATGTTAAGAACAGTGCCTATGAGATCATTGAGAAAAAAGGCGCGACCTATTATGGAATTGCCATGAGTGTAAGACGTATCTGTGAGGCTATAATACGTGATGAAAAATCAGTTCTGCCTATATCGAGCATGCAGCATGGTGAAAACGGTATTGATGGAGTGGCGCTCAGCATGCCTGTAATTATCGGAAGAGGTGGAGTTGAAGGTTCTGTGCCGATCAGACTTAGTGAGCAGGAAAAAGAGGCATTACTGAAGTCATCTGAAACTCTGAAAGCAGTAATTAATGAATCGCTTTGA
- a CDS encoding ATP-binding protein, with product MVRKIIKIDEEKCNGCGICASACHEGAIDIVNGKAKLVRENFCDGFGDCLPGCPMGAISFEEREAPAYDEAAVKEAQEKKGMVKDMHQCENKMMNEMEQHAAGHGCPGSKFMTLKRSNQEDNDPSQDMISRMSSHPSRLMQWPCQIKLLPTQADFYNGAKLLIAADCTAYAYANMHEEFMKGKVTMIGCPKLDEGDYTEKLTEIISNNDIAGVTIVRMEVPCCGGLQRAAENAIKNSGKFLPWQVVTISRNGEVID from the coding sequence ATGGTAAGAAAGATAATAAAGATCGACGAAGAAAAGTGCAATGGCTGTGGTATTTGTGCCAGTGCATGCCACGAAGGGGCTATTGATATTGTGAATGGAAAAGCAAAACTGGTAAGAGAGAACTTCTGTGATGGATTTGGGGACTGTTTGCCGGGATGCCCTATGGGAGCGATTTCTTTTGAAGAAAGGGAAGCGCCTGCTTATGATGAAGCAGCAGTAAAGGAAGCGCAGGAAAAGAAAGGAATGGTAAAAGATATGCATCAGTGCGAGAACAAGATGATGAATGAAATGGAACAACATGCTGCTGGACATGGATGCCCAGGGTCAAAATTTATGACGCTTAAGAGAAGCAATCAGGAAGACAATGATCCCAGTCAGGACATGATTTCAAGAATGAGCTCACATCCCTCAAGACTGATGCAGTGGCCTTGCCAGATAAAACTACTTCCAACACAGGCGGATTTTTATAACGGGGCCAAGCTCCTCATAGCAGCTGACTGCACAGCATACGCCTATGCAAACATGCACGAAGAGTTTATGAAGGGTAAGGTTACAATGATAGGATGCCCAAAACTGGATGAGGGAGATTACACAGAAAAACTGACGGAAATTATATCAAATAATGATATCGCCGGCGTGACCATAGTAAGGATGGAAGTTCCATGCTGCGGAGGCCTGCAGAGAGCCGCAGAGAATGCAATAAAGAACAGTGGAAAGTTCCTTCCCTGGCAGGTTGTAACTATCTCACGTAACGGTGAGGTAATTGATTAA
- a CDS encoding L-2-amino-thiazoline-4-carboxylic acid hydrolase produces MINAFIKNLEITKEKCFMDVVSCPLYDKALELGTPEAVQMICCMDKEYMNGFRGVNYKRTKSVAEGDDCCDYRLTKSL; encoded by the coding sequence ATGATTAACGCTTTTATAAAAAATCTTGAAATTACTAAAGAAAAGTGCTTTATGGATGTAGTAAGCTGCCCTCTTTATGATAAGGCTTTAGAACTTGGTACTCCGGAAGCTGTCCAGATGATCTGCTGTATGGATAAAGAATACATGAACGGCTTTAGAGGAGTTAATTATAAGAGGACAAAATCAGTAGCGGAAGGTGACGATTGCTGCGACTATAGACTTACTAAGTCGCTATAA
- a CDS encoding alpha/beta hydrolase encodes MDDLKKAKKKHKGLNILLIVFAVFAFSIVGGAFYLATHTQIVIDIIQKGAMVNGKPLNSYEPLYDPVNGEKENGQYLISEINYGSDYPNSFLDITYPDDDFEADRPTLFYFHGGGFFAGSKNMGDPLAASEATYLIDDLCAKGYNIVNVDYVLVPEGHFPDPLIQANQAFAYIMEHGEEYHLNTDKIVLMGSSAGAIMVSQIGTAVSNPEYAKLLGIEPVLKKSRLAQ; translated from the coding sequence ATGGACGATTTGAAGAAGGCAAAAAAGAAGCATAAAGGGCTAAATATATTGCTGATAGTTTTTGCAGTTTTTGCATTTAGTATCGTAGGAGGAGCCTTTTATCTTGCCACACATACACAGATAGTCATTGATATTATCCAGAAGGGAGCTATGGTTAATGGCAAACCTCTCAATTCTTATGAACCCTTGTATGATCCGGTCAATGGGGAAAAGGAAAATGGGCAGTATCTTATCAGTGAGATCAATTATGGAAGCGATTACCCTAACAGCTTTTTAGATATAACTTATCCGGATGATGATTTTGAAGCGGACAGACCAACATTGTTTTACTTTCATGGTGGAGGCTTTTTTGCAGGGAGCAAGAACATGGGTGATCCGCTTGCAGCCAGTGAAGCGACTTATCTTATCGATGATCTTTGTGCAAAGGGGTATAACATAGTAAATGTGGATTATGTGTTGGTTCCCGAAGGACATTTTCCGGATCCTCTGATTCAGGCAAATCAGGCATTTGCATATATCATGGAGCATGGTGAAGAGTATCATTTGAATACAGATAAAATTGTTCTGATGGGATCATCTGCAGGAGCAATCATGGTTTCTCAGATAGGAACTGCGGTAAGCAATCCTGAATATGCAAAACTCCTTGGAATAGAGCCTGTTCTGAAAAAGAGCAGATTAGCGCAATAG
- a CDS encoding TetR/AcrR family transcriptional regulator — protein sequence MKESTKYVMDKITFSLIELMRKTPLGNISICAIIENAEVSRNSFYRHFQDKDDILRYYISSETEQWLEQTGINYLNVPSPQEYIVFLLKHLYEYRDIIDLLIRDNKMNLLEEEFDRRFNAILSSITDPWHIAFTIGGFYKLFCYWAKTGYEKTPEEIAAYIK from the coding sequence ATGAAAGAATCAACCAAATATGTTATGGATAAAATCACCTTTTCCCTCATTGAGCTAATGAGGAAAACACCTCTAGGCAATATATCCATTTGTGCCATCATAGAAAATGCAGAGGTAAGCCGTAACTCATTTTACCGCCATTTTCAGGATAAAGATGATATACTCCGATATTACATTTCTTCAGAAACAGAACAGTGGCTGGAACAAACAGGTATAAATTATCTGAATGTTCCATCTCCACAGGAGTATATCGTTTTTCTTTTGAAGCATCTTTACGAATATCGGGATATCATCGATCTTCTTATCCGTGATAATAAGATGAACCTTCTGGAAGAAGAATTTGACAGGCGTTTTAATGCCATTCTATCCAGCATTACTGATCCATGGCATATAGCCTTTACTATTGGCGGCTTCTATAAGCTCTTTTGCTACTGGGCAAAAACCGGATATGAAAAGACACCTGAAGAAATTGCAGCCTATATTAAGTAA
- a CDS encoding TipC family immunity protein — protein sequence MQRKTIHIIVTAVIVVCFIFAAKLFMPAQKTKSNIFDEMYYERQHKIEPVFATFKAEETVYDKLPQFKYEDPEREYRNLHEYGLITSEYRDDELDPNQDIVIYYYQKPRYISFELCEEYDNGRYYMYFRYDLADSTLSFDKIHLYKIENGKVLYGEDGNDIDYSEAEIMDWFKSNGISEEDLKKKKHWFIYDKILKDWVIYNDKTTYSIDNYGDYKVTDDDLIDNHLSEKADSENHKSIPLNEEYFPDECFRNYLKEKFDMDKNNILSGDEIGLAERLYINCDQGCRNMASLAGIEYLTELKYLDCCGSSVKDIDLSKNELLEKLYCNDTAIEKLDLSHNVNLQKLKCSETKITGLNLSENKKLTELVFQNTEISAINLSSNKSIEYLDCSKSAITRVELSDLPNLETFICAGSRINEIDVSNNKNLMYLDISDTDISDTDFSQNSKLRHLSCSNCAGIKDIDLTNNTELGYLDIKGTQIKQMDLSQFTEIYGIRCDRDTEITGVDSAYINDGMGA from the coding sequence ATGCAAAGGAAGACTATACACATAATTGTAACCGCAGTAATAGTGGTATGTTTTATTTTTGCAGCAAAATTGTTCATGCCTGCACAGAAAACAAAAAGCAATATATTCGATGAAATGTACTATGAAAGACAGCATAAAATAGAACCTGTATTTGCTACTTTTAAAGCAGAGGAGACTGTATATGATAAGTTGCCTCAATTTAAATATGAAGATCCTGAAAGAGAATACCGCAATTTACATGAATATGGATTAATCACCTCCGAATACAGAGATGATGAGTTGGATCCAAATCAGGATATAGTCATATATTATTACCAAAAACCAAGGTATATATCATTTGAATTATGTGAAGAATATGATAATGGCAGGTATTACATGTACTTCAGATATGATCTGGCAGATTCCACACTCTCATTCGACAAAATACATCTGTATAAGATTGAAAATGGTAAGGTGTTATACGGTGAAGATGGCAATGATATTGACTACAGTGAAGCAGAGATAATGGACTGGTTTAAAAGCAATGGAATATCCGAAGAAGATCTCAAAAAGAAAAAGCATTGGTTTATCTATGATAAGATACTGAAGGACTGGGTTATTTATAATGATAAGACTACTTATAGTATTGATAATTATGGTGATTATAAGGTGACAGATGATGATCTGATAGATAATCATCTGTCAGAAAAAGCGGATTCTGAAAATCATAAAAGTATTCCGCTTAATGAAGAATACTTTCCTGACGAGTGTTTCAGAAATTATCTGAAAGAAAAATTCGATATGGATAAAAATAACATATTGTCAGGTGATGAGATCGGCCTTGCTGAAAGACTATACATTAATTGTGACCAGGGATGTAGAAATATGGCGAGTCTTGCGGGGATAGAATACCTTACTGAATTAAAGTATCTTGATTGTTGTGGTTCGTCGGTCAAAGACATTGATCTGTCAAAAAATGAGTTGCTTGAAAAACTCTATTGCAACGATACAGCGATAGAAAAACTTGATTTGTCACATAACGTCAATTTGCAGAAGTTAAAGTGTTCCGAGACCAAAATAACAGGACTGAATCTGTCAGAGAATAAGAAATTAACCGAACTCGTATTTCAGAACACAGAAATAAGCGCAATCAATCTTTCATCAAATAAATCTATTGAATACCTGGATTGCAGTAAATCAGCCATAACAAGGGTAGAATTATCTGATTTGCCAAATCTGGAAACGTTTATTTGCGCAGGGAGCCGGATAAACGAGATTGATGTCAGTAATAATAAAAATCTCATGTATCTTGATATTTCAGATACAGATATAAGTGATACAGACTTTTCACAAAATAGTAAGCTTAGACATCTGTCATGTAGCAATTGTGCAGGTATAAAGGACATCGATTTAACTAATAACACTGAACTTGGCTATCTGGATATTAAAGGAACACAGATTAAACAGATGGATTTATCACAATTCACAGAAATATATGGAATCAGATGCGATAGGGATACGGAGATTACAGGTGTTGACAGTGCATATATAAATGATGGAATGGGTGCATGA